The proteins below are encoded in one region of Ostrea edulis chromosome 3, xbOstEdul1.1, whole genome shotgun sequence:
- the LOC125676119 gene encoding E3 ubiquitin-protein ligase TRIM36-like — protein MHPRRSAQEVLLCDLCETVPLQSHCELCNINLCVNCVGKHVSDSSKRHNVVPFLHRKSTPNYHKCPDHTDKHCEMFCEKCGIPVCSTCVTSGKHKGHDISDILEKLSTKTESLQKDLEELETRTYPRYEKMMSDVEREKAELETNYGKLTTDADEQGEILHREITAIVNQRKSAIAEMKTKHLDALNKDTEEITQKMAELKQIMSDLKSMLKSNDVSLFSTYKSRNSEFRTLPPKVRVILPSISLQKINTDQLNEMLGSLSPLSINTEHGDTMKSAEAVSSPPVKPLLDEPRLTATIDTGYEYLASVSCLSEDQVWTCGDNEIMKLLNLQSKLLTSKETKSGGMPTDIAVLRDGGLVYTDDKNTTINLINNEQIQTVITLQKGWVPFRQRWKPVNVCSTASNDLLVTMISDDEKQSKVVRYSGSTEKQSIQFDDQGRPLYSSGPFTKYLSENRNLDICVADRSASVVVVVNQSGKLRFTYTGHPSNTELSFDPRGITTDSQSHILTADCVNNCVHILDQDGQFLRYIHCDLKLPFGLCVDIRDNLFVAEWKTAKVKKIQYL, from the coding sequence ATgcatccccggcgcagtgctCAGGAAGTCTTACTGTGTGACCTTTGTGAAACTGTCCCCCTACAAAGTCATtgtgaactttgtaatataaatctctgtgtTAACTGTGTAGGAAAGCACGTTTCAGACTCGTCTAAAAGACACAATGTCGTGCCCTTTTTACACAGAAAGTCTACTCCTAACTACCACAAATGTCCAGACCACACCGATAAACACTGTGAAATGTTCTGTGAAAAATGTGGcattcctgtctgttctacctgcgtcACTTCAGGtaaacacaaaggtcacgatatatcagatattctggaaaaactcagcactaaaacagaaagtttacaaaaagatctAGAGGAGCTAGAGACGAGAACTTATCCCCGGTATGAGAAAATGATGTCTGATGTCGAAAGGGAGAAAGCCGAATTAGAAACCAATTACGGGAAACTGACGACAGATGCCGATGAACAAGGAGAAATCCTACACCGGGagatcaccgccattgtcaaccagcgGAAATCCGCCATTGCGGAGATGAAAACCAAACATTTGGACGCGCTAAATAAAgatacagaagaaatcacacagaaaatggcggaactcaaacagatcatgtccgacttgaaatcaatgctaaaatcaaatgacgtctccttattctctacttacaaatctaggaattccgaatttagaacattaccgcctaaagtccgagtCATATTACCGAGTATATCTCTtcaaaaaataaacacagatcagctcaatgaaatgttgggttctctgtcgccattatccattaacacagaacatggcgacacaatgaagtcagcagaagctgtatcgtctcctccagtcaaaccactgcttgatgaaccgcgcctcaccgccaccatagacactgggtatgaATATCTAgccagtgttagctgtctgagtgaagatcaagtctggacatgcgGGGATAACGAAATCATGAAGCtcctcaacctccagagtaaactatTGACATCAAAAGAAACCAAATCCGGGGGGATGCCAACAGACATAGCAGTGCTACGGGATGGAGGTCTTGTTTACACTGACGATAAGAATACCACTATAAACCTAATTAACAATgaacagatacagaccgtgatcacactacaaaAGGGATGGGTACCCTTTAGACAGAGGTGGAAACCTGTCAATGTATGCAGTACCGCATCTAacgatctcctggttaccatgatcagtgatgatGAAAAACAATCCAAAGTTGTGCGTTACTCTGgttccacagagaaacaaagcattcagtttgatgatcagggtcgtcctctttATTCATCTGGTCCTTTCACTAAATACCTCAGTGAAAataggaacctggatatctgtgtagCTGACCGGTCAGCTAGTgtagtagtggtggtcaatcagtcaggaaaactccgatttacaTATACTGGTCATCCCTCAAATACCGAGCTATCATTTGATCCACGCGgtatcactacagacagccagagtcacatcctgacagcagactgtGTCAATAACTGtgtccacatcctagatcaggacggacagttcctccgttacattcactgtgatttaaAGCTTCCAttcggtttatgtgtggacatcagagacaacctctttgtggctgagtggaaaactgctaaagtgaagaaaatccaatatctataa
- the LOC130053051 gene encoding uncharacterized protein LOC130053051: MHWILSKEPEVEAPPVPTVEDLITCQEYLEAKEPLPWLRQQLAVSPDKVIHTAFLTTGQRENAVWAAVRKLRFTASNFGQIIAATKRNRLTNSLKKRLLSAYNLEKRASIQWGINHESVAIAEYCKAGDVTVVQTGIWLHESGVLGASPDGFVQGYPKLQKFHLQGKVAGCISPDIIEVKCPFSAKGMAIKDACANLKAFYLECNSAGTLNLKERHDYWHQIQGQLYLTGTTCCDFVVWTPVDMAVIRILRDELWQSNLTNMIEFYFNDFLPSV, encoded by the exons ATGCACTGGATTCTCTCCAAGGAACCAGAGGTTGAGGCACCACCTGTGCCAACAGTTGAAGACCTTATCACATGTCAGGAGTACCTCGAAGCAAAGGAGCCTCTTCCATGGCTGAGACAGCAGCTTGCGGTATCACCTGACAAGGTTATTCATACAGCCTTTCTGACCACTGGCCAAAGAGAAAATGCTGTATGGGCAGCAGTACGGAAACTTCGATTTACTGCCTCTAATTTTGGTCAAATCATAGCAGCTACAAAGCGCAACAG ATTGACTAATTCGCTGAAGAAAAGGCTTCTAAGTGCCTACAACTTGGAGAAGAGAGCCTCCATCCAGTGGGGTATAAACCACGAGAGTGTTGCAATAGCAGAATATTGCAAAGCAGGGGACGTCACAGTAGTGCAAACAG GCATATGGCTTCATGAATCTGGAGTTCTTGGTGCCTCTCCCGATGGATTTGTCCAAGGATATCCTAAACTCCAGAAGTTCCATCTTCAAGGAAAAGTAGCTGGATGTATATCACCAGATATCATTGAAGTGAAATGCCCCTTTTCCGCTAAAGGGATGGCCATTAAGGATGCCTGTGCCAACTTGAAAGCTTTTTATCTGG agtgCAATTCTGCAGGAACCCTGAATCTGAAGGAGCGCCATGACTATTGGCATCAAATTCAAGGTCAACTTTACCTTACAGGCACTACTTGCTGTGATTTCGTGGTGTGGACACCAGTGGATATGGCAGTGATTCGAATTCTTCGAGATGAGTTGTGGCAGTCaaacttgacaaatatgatcGAATTctatttcaatgattttttaCCATCTGTGTAA